The Hymenobacter sp. DG01 genome has a segment encoding these proteins:
- a CDS encoding GDP-mannose 4,6-dehydratase produces the protein MASILVTGCAGFIGSHLAERLLHDGHRVVGLDNFDPFYDRARKQQNLRICLQHPRFTFHEADLRQGMDALVDALPADPIEVVVHLAAKAGVGPSVREPIAYLENNVVGTTHLLEWMRLRDIRKLFFASSSSVYGNTPERPFREDMNLLASCISPYAASKLSGEQLTYTFHHLHGLDVLNARFFTVYGPRQRPDLAIHKFVRLLRAGEPIPVFGDGTTARDYTFVLDTVDGIARGVAYLLTHDQVYETINLGNNRPVALLELIEAVGQAVHTTPQLAFQPMQAGDVDVTYADISKAQRLLGYEPQTTLADGLQAFVQWMDQSEPI, from the coding sequence ATGGCTTCCATTCTGGTTACAGGCTGTGCGGGCTTTATTGGCTCGCACCTCGCCGAGCGGCTGCTCCACGACGGGCACCGCGTGGTGGGCCTGGATAATTTTGACCCCTTCTACGACCGTGCCCGCAAGCAGCAGAACCTCCGAATCTGCCTCCAGCACCCTCGCTTTACCTTCCATGAAGCCGACCTGCGCCAGGGTATGGATGCGCTGGTTGACGCCCTGCCCGCCGACCCCATAGAAGTAGTGGTACACCTGGCGGCCAAGGCAGGGGTAGGCCCTTCGGTGCGGGAGCCCATTGCCTATTTGGAAAACAACGTGGTGGGGACGACGCACCTGCTGGAATGGATGCGCCTGCGGGATATCCGAAAGCTGTTTTTCGCTTCCTCGTCCTCGGTGTACGGCAACACCCCGGAGCGGCCCTTCCGCGAGGATATGAACCTGCTGGCCTCCTGCATTTCGCCCTACGCGGCCTCTAAGCTCAGCGGCGAGCAGCTCACCTACACCTTCCATCACCTCCATGGGCTGGATGTACTCAATGCCCGCTTCTTTACCGTGTATGGCCCCCGCCAGCGCCCCGACCTGGCTATCCATAAGTTTGTGCGGCTGCTCCGGGCCGGCGAACCTATTCCGGTATTCGGCGACGGCACTACGGCCCGCGACTATACCTTCGTGCTCGATACGGTGGACGGTATTGCCCGGGGTGTGGCCTACCTGCTGACCCACGACCAGGTCTATGAAACCATTAACCTGGGCAACAACCGCCCGGTGGCCTTGCTGGAGCTGATTGAAGCCGTGGGGCAGGCCGTACACACTACCCCCCAGTTGGCCTTCCAACCCATGCAGGCCGGCGACGTGGACGTCACTTATGCCGACATCAGCAAAGCCCAGCGCCTGCTGGGGTACGAGCCCCAAACTACCCTGGCCGACGGGCTACAGGCCTTTGTGCAGTGGATGGACCAGTCGGAACCTATCTGA
- a CDS encoding glycerophosphodiester phosphodiesterase yields the protein MMLVTRAAVWGWLGGLLLSFVTPAGGLLAQTAPGPPLVIGHAGSGFVHVFNSLPPSSLRSLQRALAHGADGVEADVRLSQDSIPVLYHDHTLNSMTNGTGCVSQTPAARLTQLRYRVGWLHNWRQHEQPATLEMILAQLARRPVFPYLHLDLHEDDACSSGDVARSEALARRLRQLLTRYQVPAERVLILTNRPATLRYLHRLLPAVALGLEFTGEFETGLRELEGLPTVGSAVLHKDDVTPERVACLRGLGKQVVVFGGRSARALRRVAGVGPDAYEVDNVRRLRAILRRP from the coding sequence ATGATGCTAGTTACGCGGGCCGCGGTGTGGGGCTGGCTTGGTGGCCTGCTGCTGAGTTTTGTGACGCCTGCCGGTGGGTTGCTGGCCCAAACGGCTCCCGGGCCGCCGTTGGTCATCGGCCACGCCGGTTCGGGCTTCGTGCATGTCTTCAATTCCCTACCCCCCAGCAGTCTGCGAAGCCTTCAGCGGGCCCTGGCGCACGGGGCCGATGGGGTAGAGGCGGACGTGCGCCTAAGCCAGGACAGCATTCCGGTCCTCTACCACGACCACACCCTGAATTCCATGACCAACGGTACCGGCTGCGTTAGTCAGACCCCGGCCGCCCGCCTTACCCAGCTGCGCTACCGGGTGGGCTGGCTTCACAACTGGCGGCAGCACGAGCAGCCAGCCACGCTGGAAATGATACTCGCGCAGCTCGCCCGGCGCCCGGTCTTTCCCTACCTCCACCTGGATCTGCACGAAGATGATGCCTGCTCCAGCGGTGACGTGGCCCGTAGCGAGGCCCTGGCCCGAAGGCTGCGGCAACTGCTGACGCGCTACCAGGTGCCGGCTGAGCGGGTCCTTATCCTCACCAACCGCCCCGCTACGCTCCGGTATCTGCACCGGTTGTTGCCGGCCGTGGCGCTGGGCCTTGAGTTTACCGGGGAGTTTGAAACCGGGCTTCGGGAGCTGGAGGGGCTGCCCACGGTGGGGTCTGCGGTGCTGCACAAAGACGATGTTACCCCCGAGCGGGTGGCCTGCCTGCGGGGGCTGGGCAAGCAGGTGGTGGTGTTTGGGGGGCGCTCGGCCCGGGCCCTCCGGCGAGTGGCGGGAGTAGGGCCCGACGCGTATGAGGTGGACAACGTGCGGCGCCTGCGGGCCATCTTGCGTCGGCCCTAG
- a CDS encoding lipid-A-disaccharide synthase N-terminal domain-containing protein, whose amino-acid sequence MSTQTLALGIGLVSQLLFSSRIVLQWIQSERAKRVLVPTLFWQISLVSSFLMIVYGILRHDPIILAAQLISYAIYIRNLQLLGEWNKLNPWFRAGAYVFPVAMLGWFVAGNQHFSLRAMLGSRIPRGVLMLGAVGQTIFLLRFVYQWLYSERKGESSLPLSFWLISFVGSVLILIYAILRRDVVLLIGNIFGTVVYARNIVLLRREEARMARTPTL is encoded by the coding sequence ATGAGCACGCAAACCCTGGCGCTGGGTATTGGGCTGGTTTCGCAGCTGTTGTTTTCCAGCCGGATTGTGCTGCAGTGGATCCAAAGCGAGCGGGCCAAGCGGGTGCTGGTGCCTACCTTGTTCTGGCAGATCAGTCTGGTGTCCTCGTTTCTGATGATTGTGTACGGCATCCTGCGTCACGACCCCATCATCCTGGCCGCTCAGCTCATCAGCTACGCCATCTATATCCGCAACCTGCAGCTGCTGGGCGAGTGGAACAAGCTGAACCCCTGGTTTCGGGCCGGGGCTTACGTGTTTCCGGTGGCTATGCTGGGCTGGTTTGTGGCCGGCAACCAGCACTTTAGCCTGCGGGCCATGCTGGGCAGTCGCATTCCACGCGGGGTACTCATGCTGGGTGCAGTGGGCCAAACCATCTTTCTGCTGCGCTTCGTGTACCAGTGGCTGTATTCAGAACGCAAAGGCGAATCGTCGCTACCCCTGAGCTTCTGGCTGATCAGCTTCGTGGGCTCTGTACTCATCCTGATTTACGCCATTCTGCGGCGGGATGTGGTGCTGCTGATCGGGAATATCTTCGGCACGGTGGTGTACGCCCGCAACATTGTGCTGCTGCGGCGGGAAGAAGCCCGCATGGCCCGGACGCCTACCCTCTAA
- the hisIE gene encoding bifunctional phosphoribosyl-AMP cyclohydrolase/phosphoribosyl-ATP diphosphatase HisIE, protein MKMDFAKMPDGLIPVIVQDAHTGQVLMLGYQNEEAQRVTEQTGRVTFYSRSKQRLWTKGETSGNYLTVVSQHPDCDQDALLIRAIPDGPTCHRGTTSCFEQPDQMAYPAPAVSFIAELERLVQRRQQFPDEDPKSYTVSLFRKGMPKIAQKVGEEAVETVIDAVGGNLEGLKGEAADLLYHLLVLLTASGLSLEDIVQVLRQRHTTIAAGVRRE, encoded by the coding sequence ATGAAAATGGACTTTGCTAAAATGCCCGATGGCCTGATTCCCGTGATTGTGCAGGATGCCCACACGGGCCAGGTGCTGATGCTGGGCTATCAGAACGAGGAAGCCCAGCGCGTTACCGAGCAAACGGGCCGCGTGACCTTCTATTCGCGCTCCAAGCAGCGCCTCTGGACCAAGGGCGAAACCTCGGGCAACTACCTCACCGTGGTGAGCCAACACCCCGACTGCGACCAGGACGCCCTGCTGATCCGGGCCATACCGGACGGGCCCACCTGCCACCGCGGCACGACTAGCTGCTTTGAACAGCCTGATCAAATGGCCTACCCGGCCCCGGCTGTTAGCTTTATTGCTGAACTGGAGCGCTTAGTGCAGCGCCGCCAGCAGTTCCCCGACGAAGACCCCAAATCCTACACGGTGTCGTTGTTCCGTAAGGGCATGCCAAAGATTGCCCAGAAAGTGGGAGAGGAGGCCGTGGAAACGGTGATTGATGCCGTAGGCGGAAATCTGGAAGGCCTGAAAGGGGAGGCCGCCGACCTGCTCTACCACCTGCTAGTGCTCCTGACGGCCTCAGGTCTGTCGTTGGAAGACATTGTGCAGGTACTGCGTCAGCGCCACACCACCATTGCTGCGGGAGTTCGGCGGGAGTAA
- a CDS encoding glycosyltransferase, with the protein MPDNAAYLAQQSLTVLVPVYNEEESLGQFVVEMDKFLAVTPVATTVLFVNDGSTDGSLAILREVCGRSAHYEFISLSQNRGLSTAIKAGVDYARTTLIGYIDSDIQTTPLDFLEFLPFFPEYDMVNGIRAKRQDTFVKKLSSKIANGVRRTLINDGIQDTGCPLKIMKIEYARRIPLFHGMHRFLGALVQLQGGKVKQLPVRHFPRFAGTAKYNLWNRAWKPLVDTFGFRWIRSRWKNYEIGEHHRQSVSEASVDSLPNASR; encoded by the coding sequence ATGCCCGATAATGCCGCGTATTTAGCCCAGCAAAGCCTGACGGTGCTGGTACCCGTTTATAACGAAGAAGAAAGCCTGGGGCAGTTTGTGGTGGAGATGGACAAGTTTCTGGCCGTAACGCCCGTGGCTACCACCGTCCTGTTCGTCAATGATGGCTCTACCGATGGCTCCCTGGCCATTCTGCGCGAGGTATGCGGCCGCAGTGCCCACTACGAGTTTATCAGCCTAAGCCAGAATCGGGGGCTGAGCACGGCCATCAAAGCCGGCGTTGACTACGCCCGCACCACCCTGATTGGCTACATTGACTCCGATATCCAAACCACCCCACTGGATTTTCTGGAGTTCCTGCCGTTTTTCCCGGAGTATGACATGGTGAACGGCATCCGGGCCAAGCGCCAGGACACCTTCGTCAAGAAGCTTTCCTCCAAGATTGCCAACGGGGTGCGGCGCACCCTCATCAACGATGGAATTCAGGATACGGGCTGCCCACTCAAGATTATGAAAATCGAGTATGCCCGTCGGATTCCGCTGTTTCACGGCATGCACCGCTTCCTGGGGGCACTGGTGCAGCTGCAAGGCGGCAAGGTGAAGCAGCTGCCGGTGCGCCACTTTCCGCGTTTTGCGGGCACGGCTAAGTACAACCTCTGGAACCGGGCCTGGAAGCCCCTGGTCGATACCTTCGGGTTCCGCTGGATCCGCAGCCGCTGGAAGAACTATGAAATCGGGGAGCACCACCGCCAGTCGGTCTCAGAAGCTTCGGTGGATAGCCTTCCTAACGCAAGCCGCTAA